Proteins encoded together in one Salvelinus namaycush isolate Seneca chromosome 26, SaNama_1.0, whole genome shotgun sequence window:
- the LOC120021901 gene encoding claudin-4-like — protein MASFALELVGVILSVLGWILSIVSCALPMWRVTAFIGANIITAQVYWEGLWMSCVFQSTGQMQCKVYDSMLALPQDLQAARALTVVTIILGVIALLVATIGAKCTNCIEEEGVKAKVMVSAGVAFILASLTQMVPVSWSAHTIIQQFYNPIIPSAQKMEIGAALYLGWAAAALLLVGGAILCCSCPPQEDKPITRYSIPPQSRMVYSATPRSAAPSSYNRRDYV, from the coding sequence ATGGCGTCGTTTGCTCTGGAGCTAGTGGGTGTGATCCTGTCAGTGCTGGGCTGGATACTGAGCATAGTGAGCTGTGCTCTGCCCATGTGGAGGGTCACAGCTTTCATCGGAGCCAACATCATCACAGCCCAGGTCTACTGGGAAGGGTTATGGATGAGCTGTGTGTTCCAGAGCACGGGACAGATGCAGTGTAAGGTCTATGACTCCATGCTGGCCTTGCCCCAGGACCTGCAGGCCGCCAGGGCTCTCACCGTGGTCACCATCATCCTGGGGGTCATAGCTCTCCTCGTGGCTACCATTGGGGCTAAGTGCACCAACTGCATCGAGGAGGAGGGGGTGAAGGCCAAGGTGATGGTGTCTGCCGGAGTGGCCTTTATCCTGGCTTCGCTGACCCAGATGGTGCCTGTGTCCTGGTCGGCTCACACCATCATCCAGCAGTTCTACAACCCCATCATCCCCTCAGCACAGAAGATGGAGATCGGGGCGGCGCTGTACCTGGGCTGGGCCGCAGCCGCGCTGCTGCTGGTGGGGGGGGCTATCCTCTGCTGCAGCTGCCCTCCCCAGGAGGACAAACCCATTACGAGGTACTCAATCCCACCCCAGAGCCGGATGGTGTATTCTGCAACTCCACGGTCTGCAGCCCCCAGCTCCTACAACAGGAGAGACTACGTGTGA